The Gadus morhua chromosome 10, gadMor3.0, whole genome shotgun sequence genome segment TGACGAAAACTAGCAGAATCTACATTTGCTAGCTAATCTGTGTCATTCTCTTGGTAGCTTCACTTAGTATCTTAAGATGCCTCCCAAATAACACCACTCACACAAGTGCTGGTTAATAAAATGCAAAATGATCAACTATTGTTAGTGAATCATACAATGTAGGTTGTCCTTACCTTTTATTTTAAGCACCGATAGCTCGGTAGCACGTCGAGCTACTCTAGTTCGGTCTTGCGAGTGCCTGCTAGATAATACGCTCTGAATTATGGGGGATATCCTTCATTTAGTGTACCCTGTCAGCCGAGGGTGCGGGTTGTCTTTTGTTTAAGTAGTTGCAggttgctgttttttttacttttttgttccaaaCATAGTACATGTTTAAGTTACAATATTATCGTACAGTATTTTACTCTTTATTGTCTTGTTTTCtgctttgttttattattaagaaATACTAAAAACGACCGGCCCCTACTGTTGATTACAATCGAGTGCCCACAAACGGAGGGGCCAGTCGGCTATAACCAATTGCCGACGGTTCGTGTGATTCATCCAATAGTGGACGAGTACAGTCAGATTCATCCAATAGTGGACGAGTACAGTCAGATTCATCCAATAGTGGACGAGTACAGTTAGGTTGTGGACGAGTACAGTAGGTTCATCCAATAGTGAACGAGTACAACCAGACAGTCTACTTGTAAACAAACAGAGCCAACGCGGCCATtaaaggacagagaggagagttcGTCGAAGAGTTACAAGGATTCAAAGTTTCAAGGTTACCACCGAATGTGGTGTTTGCCAGGTATTTTTTGTCAGAAATTACCATAACCCGTGTGTTATATGGTAGATTTTATCGACCGTCTTTGTGTTTTTAACCAAatatttctaacattaatgTGTAATGGTATCTGGCTATTGTCCTCAAGCTAGCGGCCACCGTATCTAACTCCATTTCTTGTCAAGTTTGTCTTTCATTTGAGAGGCGCTAACTTTTTTCTATTCTTCTATATTGATGATATTTCAGGGCGttcataaataaaatgaaagacCCGAGTCGCACCGACAGCAATAACAGCATTAGCAGCAGCGTCCCAATCATGACCATCAGCAACGATGTCATCCTGACCAATGACGTCATCCCGACCAACGATGCGATCATGCGCAACCAGTTCAACTATGACGACAACCCCTTCGCCGAGTACATGTGGATGGAGAACGAAGAGGAGTTCAACAGACAGGTATCCCACGAATACTATTCCCTTCTTTATAATGTTTCTCCTCCATATTTAGACTAAAGCTTGACAATAAAGCCATGCATGTCCATTGCTCGCTGGTCCCAAGATCGGAAGTCATGGATCTACAGAATTTAAAAATACCTTAATGCTTGTACTTTGAGATTAAATGGAGATTACTGTACACGTATACAGACTATACTAAGTATAAAAATGAACACTCAATTTGGGGCATGCATTTAAGTATTTCTTAGCATGTGTGGTCCAATGATTCAAACCCCTTATTCCCAGCTGGGTTCACTCCACACTTGACTAGTTGAGCTACACCATGCCCACCGCGCAGGTATTTAACTTATCTCCTGCCATCCTAAAGGtcgaggaggagctgaaggaggaggagttcatTGAACTCTGCTTCCAGGagatgttggaggaggaggaagagtgggagTGGTTTATCCCATCCCGGGACCTCCATTCACAGCCCAACACCCAGCTGCAGGGCCAGTTCAGCCTGCTGGGGCTCTCGGTGGAGGTGGTCATGTACGAAGACGCCGTGGTGAGAAGGGGAATGTTTCACATTACTATTCGTAGCGGAACAATAAGCAGCAGTCACTGAAACCAATGATAATTcgagtgtggttgtgttttttatttggatGCTCATGAATATTCCTGGTATATTAGCGCGTTGCAATTCAATAGAAGATTTGCCAATGTACAAAACACCTTTTTGGTTTGATTATGATTTGAAGTACCTCATACTTTCAAACCTGTGTGTCTTGGAATTTAAGTGGGTCATGTTTCCAATGAGTGCAACCGAAAGCCACTGACTTCCTCAACATAGCAATTACTCTTGTTTTTGCATGTTTTGCTTGTTGCATGCTTGTAATTCAAGGTCTGCACTGCAAAAACACTATTTAGAAATTTAATATGTGGGCCCTGAGGAGAGT includes the following:
- the paip2b gene encoding polyadenylate-binding protein-interacting protein 2B — translated: MKDPSRTDSNNSISSSVPIMTISNDVILTNDVIPTNDAIMRNQFNYDDNPFAEYMWMENEEEFNRQVEEELKEEEFIELCFQEMLEEEEEWEWFIPSRDLHSQPNTQLQGQFSLLGLSVEVVMYEDAVVNSNLNPNAKEFTPGIQKHVI